One Setaria viridis chromosome 3, Setaria_viridis_v4.0, whole genome shotgun sequence DNA window includes the following coding sequences:
- the LOC117850120 gene encoding kafirin PSKR2, with translation MAAKIFAFFTLLALSMSAATAVFIPQGSLAAAAAIPQYLPHVTALGYENPIVQSNRLQQALAANILSSPALFLQQPWALSQQQSFAHVTVQSITAQQQQFLPAFSQLALASPAAYWQQQQLLPFNQLAVANAYWQQQQLLPFNQLAIANPAAYWQQQQLLPFNPLRLAKSATYWQQQQLLSVNPLDVMNPAAFWQQPIIDSAIF, from the coding sequence ATGGCAGCAAAGATATTTGCTTTTTTTACGCTCCTTGCCCTTTCGATGAGCGCTGCCACTGCAGTCTTTATTCCGCAGGGATCcctagctgctgctgccgctatTCCACAATACCTCCCACACGTGACAGCCTTGGGATATGAAAATCCAATTGTGCAGTCCAACAGGCTACAACAGGCGCTCGCCGCAAACATCTTATCATCACCGGCACTCTTCCTACAACAACCATGGGCCCTATCGCAGCAGCAATCCTTCGCACACGTGACAGTACAGAGCATCACCGCACAACAGCAACAATTTCTACCAGCGTTCAGCCAACTAGCCCTGGCTAGCCCCGCCGCCTactggcaacagcaacagctgcTTCCATTCAACCAGCTAGCTGTGGCAAATGCCTACTGGCAGCAACAGCAGCTCCTTCCATTCAACCAACTGGCTATTGCAAACCCTGCTGCCTACTGGCAGCAACAGCAACTGCTGCCATTCAACCCATTACGTTTGGCCAAGTCTGCTACGTactggcaacaacaacaactgcttAGTGTCAACCCACTGGATGTGATGAATCCCGCCGCTTTCTGGCAGCAACCCATCATTGACTCGGCTATCTTCTAG
- the LOC117847423 gene encoding pentatricopeptide repeat-containing protein At1g20230: MSHSNPLVHFLRHVSFPPDPHLLPTALKSCPALPLARALHAAALAAGFARDPFVSSSLLHTYLRFGATADARAVFDGTPQKTVVGWSAVVAAHAARGDAEAAWRLLEEMRLGTAGGGGVEPNVITWNGLVSGFNRSGRARDAVVALARMHGEGILRPDTTGVSCALSAIGDLGTEAIAVGEQLHGYAVKVGCRLDACVVTALIDMYGKCRRADEIVRVFSESCHLDVASCNALVSGLSRNGLVAEALRLFREFVARGVQLNVVSWTSIVACCVQNGKDLEAVELFREMQAQGIEPNSVTIPCVLPAFANVAALMHGRSAHCFSLRKGFLHDVYVSSALVDMYAKCGRVRNARTIFDVMPSRNAVSWNAMIGGYAMHGEAENAVQLFDSMLMCKQKPDMVTFTCVLAACSQAGLTEVGRHYFNKMQHEYGISPRMEHYACMVTLLGRAGKLDEAYDVITDMPFEPDGCIWGSLLGSCRVHGSVDLAEVAAEKLFHLEPDNAGNYVLLSNIYASKKMWGGVNRVREMMKDMGLKKEKGCSWIEIKNKVHMLLAGDDSHPMMTAITDKLKQLNIEMRRLGFAPSTDFVLHDVEEQEKDDILAVHSEKLAVALGLISTSPGTPLRVIKNLRICDDCHEAMKFISCFEGREISVRDTNRFHHFRDGKCSCGDYW; encoded by the coding sequence ATGTCCCATTCCAACCCCCTCGTCCACTTCCTCCGCCACGTCTCCTTCCCTCCGGACCCGCACCTCCTCCCCACCGCGCTCAAGTCATGCCCGGCGctgccgctcgcccgcgcgctccacgccgccgccctggccgcGGGCTTCGCGCGGGACCCATTCGTCTCCTCCTCGCTTCTCCACACCTACCTCCGCTtcggcgccaccgccgacgcCCGCGCCGTGTTCGACGGAACGCCGCAGAAGACCGTCGTCGGCTGGAGCGCGGTCGTCGCGGCGCACGCGGCCCGTGGGGACGCCGAGGCCGCGTGGCGTCTCCTCGAGGAGATGAGGCTGGGGaccgctggtggcggcggcgtggagccgAACGTCATCACCTGGAACGGGCTCGTCTCCGGGTTCAACCGGAGCGGGCGCGCACGCGACGCGGTTGTGGCGCTGGCGCGGATGCACGGCGAAGGGATCCTGCGTCCGGACACCACGGGCGTTTCGTGCGCGCTCTCTGCCATCGGGGACCTGGGAACGGAGGCCATTGCTGTCGGGGAGCAGCTGCACGGGTACGCGGTGAAGGTGGGGTGCAGGTTGGATGCCTGCGTTGTCACCGCGCTCATCGACATGTACGGCAAGTGCCGACGGGCTGATGAGATTGTTCGAGTGTTCAGTGAGTCCTGCCACCTGGATGTTGCTTCCTGCAACGCCCTCGTCTCTGGGCTATCTCGAAATGGTTTAGTCGCTGAGGCACTAAGGTTGTTCAGGGAGTTTGTTGCCCGAGGAGTACAGCTGAATGTGGTGTCCTGGACATCGATTGTTGCTTGCTGTGTGCAGAATGGGAAGGATTTGGAGGCTGTTGAGCTTTTCAGGGAGATGCAGGCACAAGGGATTGAACCAAACTCTGTCACCATACCATGCGTGCTGCCAGCATTTGCCAATGTTGCAGCTCTAATGCACGGGAGATCAGCACATTGTTTTTCTCTCAGAAAGGGTTTCCTTCATGATGTTTACGTTTCCAGTGCGTTGGTGGACATGTATGCAAAGTGTGGCAGGGTCAGGAATGCGAGAACAATCTTTGATGTGATGCCATCCAGGAATGCGGTGTCATGGAATGCGATGATTGGTGGCTATGCTATGCATGGAGAGGCTGAGAATGCTGTCCAGTTGTTTGACTCAATGCTGATGTGCAAACAGAAGCCTGACATGGTCACTTTCACCTGTGTGCTTGCAGCCTGCAGTCAAGCTGGCTTGACAGAGGTGGGGCGTCACTACTTCAACAAAATGCAGCATGAGTATGGTATTTCCCCCAGGATGGAGCATTATGCTTGTATGGTTACTCTCCTGGGACGGGCTGGCAAACTCGATGAGGCCTACGATGTCATAACTGACATGCCATTTGAGCCAGATGGTTGTATTTGGGGTTCATTATTGGGCTCTTGCCGGGTTCATGGCAGTGTCGATCTGGCCGAGGTTGCAGCAGAAAAGCTCTTTCATCTGGAGCCAGATAATGCTGGTAATTATGTCTTGCTTTCCAATATTTACGCTTCCAAGAAAATGTGGGGTGGTGTTAATAGAGTTAGAGAGATGATGAAGGATATGggattgaagaaagaaaagggttGTAGCTGGATAGAGATCAAGAACAAGGTGCACATGCTGTTGGCCGGTGACGACTCACACCCTATGATGACTGCGATAACTGACAAACTAAAGCAGCTTAATATTGAAATGAGGAGGCTGGGCTTTGCGCCAAGCACAGATTTTGTCCTACATGATGTGGAGGAGCAAGAAAAAGATGATATTCTTGCTGTCCACAGTGAGAAGCTAGCTGTTGCACTGGGACTCATAAGCACGAGTCCAGGAACACCCCTTCGGGTGATAAAGAACCTCCGAATTTGCGATGACTGCCATGAAGCAATGAAGTTTATATCATGTTTTGAGGGGAGGGAGATATCTGTTAGAGATACCAACAGATTCCATCACTTTAGGGATGGAAAATGTTCCTGTGGAGATTATTGGTGA